The genomic interval ttttgagggtgagaggtgcacaaacgcacaggagagagtgagcgagcggtgtccggttcttcaaagcaactgtaaacttccctcaccacaacgtaaggcccgcctctcccctcattcgattggacaatggaaagacacgaatgacgtcaggcgcttctccgctctcagcgctccttcaaaaacgcgtgcgcggcaaaaaaccgcaaggcgctcggcgcgcataaacagcgcgcaaacgcaccctgcccatagaatatcattcaaaacaggcgcctgcaactgccataaacgcttttggtgtgactggcccctaaggggcgatattattataataagagctccttatgacatcataagaagagccaaatttcaacatgcttgtagagaatggtttaccaaaactaagttactgggttgatctttttcaaattttctaggttggtagaagcactcgggacccaataatagcacttaaacatggaaaaaatcagattttcatgccatggcccctttaaattcaTATGAActaagagaaaccattaccgtctacagccacgaGAGTGACAAGCTATCTGATATcggcttcagtccagtttgcagaaATTTCTTGTcgtgaatgttaatctgcatgtaaactagggctgtgtattggcaagggcctcccgaTACGATACGCATCACGATACACGCGTCATGATACGATACGCATCACGATACAATGCGGTGCGTTGCATGTTgcaatacattgcaatactttttctttttttatcaaaaattaaaaaaatagagCTGTACACCTGCAgctctttgaaagctgcaggtgtttttaaaatttctgccattttctcactacctctaacttctgagacattggccgaatggcagacaactggacagtgacAACTACTGCagcgatagttagctgtatcgatatttttgcacagccctaatgtAAACCcctcgttttaaagagctgaaccataacttcatgTTGTCATGACACGTGCATGCTCACTACGACACGCctcttacggcattgtttctgcgtcttgttcacacagagggctTTCCGGGTATCTTGCGGCAATGTGAGCATGCGCTGGCGACACATGCAGTGTGAAAGcggataaaatgtatagctttatTGCATTGCAAGTCATGTCtgtcaaatgtataaatgtaactTACTATCACAAGCATACGGTTTATCCCGATCTTCTTGGGCTGCGGCAGCAGCTTCCAATTTCTTCTTTCCATTTCCTATCCCACGGCCCTGTCAAATGAAAACATCATCATACCACTGTCTATTCTAGCCGGAAAATAACTCATGCTTAATAAATCTATTGTGAGTTAATGCACAGGTTGATATGTTACCTTAGACTTTCCTTTTCCACGTCTTTTTGGAGTCTCTTCCTCAAAATCTTCATCATCCAGATCATCCAAGTAATCTTCTGGCTCAAGGATTCTCTAAAAATTACAAGAGACGCATCACTCCCTGCATTCATGTAATAGCAACATTCAATTACGAGCACAGTTCAGAATACACATGTGCATTACTAAAGAACACAAAATAATGGACAAAAACTCCACCATATACCTTTCTAACACGTGTGGAGCCAGTATGGGTGCTGGGGGCACTGGGTCCGGTGACCTCCGGCAGATTGGTTTCTTCCTCTGGTTGAGTTCGGAGTTCTGTGGGTACTCTTTTATCCAGGGGTTCTCCTTTTAGTAAGGCTTCCAGGCTACTTCCATCCAGAGGACCCAATACATCTTTCTTTATGCCTAGTTCCAGTTCAGCTTAGGAAAGAGGAATTTTTCTATTACTTTGATATATTTGATGGATTACTGAGATTTTATTGTTAAGTGAACATAAAACTGATGGCATGAAAGCTGCTCCAAATGTTAGGTAGTAAGTAGGGATGCACAGATGTACCGGcctaatatcggtatcggcagataaaagCAACCCCCCCCCCACTATCAGACATTGATCGACTGTTTAGAAACATCCAATGATCAGGGTCGATTATATTCTTGCAATTAAAAGGGGTGAAAAAACACGTCAGGACTACACTGAACATAATGATttgaaacaataaataaaaagcaaaactattgtCATCTATCGGTTTTGGTAGATGTCGATCTTAGCAAGAGATTTTGTATAGGTGCATCTCTAGTAATAAGGCATAAGTTTgtaagttttattaaaataccagTTTTGAGTGGAGGAAAAACCAAAGCAGGATCCTCTGGAGGATGAGCTCTTCTTTTCTTCCTCCAGCGTCGTGCAGGATACGTATACAGCTGTCCTGGTGCGGTCCCTTAAAAGCCAATTGTAAACGGGATGTTATTATTGAAGGGGCACACAACAACTGGAGTTTTATTTGGGGAAATACTGTACCTGCACTTCTGTGTCTCTTTTCCATCCAGATGTAGCAGTTGCTTTGGGCAACTCCAGTTTGGGAGTCCAGGAAGGGCATGAGGATACTACGTTCAGCACACAGCCGGGCATTATAACTGTGACACTGTTCAAGAGCATCTTTATAGTACTGCTCTCCAAGCCTGTGGTATACAACaaagaattaataaaatagaGCAATTATATCATGGCATGAGATATATTTAATAGACAAACAAAATTCATAGGCTTTTAAAACATCCCCCCATGACTTACTTCGTTAAAGATGATTAAGAAAAATAACACACGGGCGTTTTGGGTACTGTTACGTTTAGTGCGGAACAACGTGCTCATATGCAAACAATGGACATCAATGGTGCCCATTTTTCTTTCAGCGTTTAATAGCAATGAAAATGAAAGACAGTATAAACATAAATCTACTTACATAGTTGTACAAAGAAGTGTACAATCCTAAGCAACCTAAGCACTAACCAACTGGTGTAACTAATTTTTAAAGAAGTCACGTTGTAGCGCGCTTTGATGTCACGGAAAACAATGAATGAACGAGGTGCTCGTTAGCGCTATTTAACTAACAGGATACCTTATCTGAAGTTAGCTCCGATCATCGATTACAAAATCATCTCAGTTCAACCCTTGTGTGAAAATACCATAGCAAAATCGATTGAAGTGGTTAAAAAGTACATGTACTTACACTTTAACGATATTCTCAACGGCGGTCGCCATTGTTTTGTGTAATGTGCTGTTGTTGTCTTTACTGCGCGTGCGCGTTAAGCATCTTTTGAACTGGACCTGGAGCCATCTGTCTGTTAGAAAAAAACCCGAAAGATTTTACTCAAGTTGCATACTTCACCACTGAATGGACTTGAGAGAACTGTAAAGTGGTACAAATATCTAATGAATATAAATACTCgacagtaaaattataaaaatgactGAAAACCTTTAGAGCGCATTCAGTTGTGGGCGTGGTTAACTTTGCATGACATCATCTGGTCGCACCGCCGCCATTTATATATCGCCGCCATTTTATACGAACCTAACCTCGCGCAGATTAGATTACGAGCACGACGGCAAAATGGAAAACCAGCTCTGCAAACTCTTTGTCGGTGGACTTAATGTCCAAACTACGGACGATGGCCTGCGCACGCATTTCGAGCAGTTCGGAAACCTCACGGACTGCGTGGTGGTGCAGAACCAGCAGCTGAAACGCTCTCGCTGTTTCGGTTTCGTGACCTACTCGAGTCCGGAGGAGGCGGACGCGGCCATGTCGGCCCGTCCCCATGTGTTGGACGGGAATAACGTCGAGATCAAGAGAGCCGTAGCGCGCGAAGATGCCGGCAGACCCGAGGCCCTAGCTAAGGTGAAGAAGATATTCATCGGTGGCCTTAAAGACGACATCGAGGAGGATCACCTCCGCGACTGTTTCTCTCAGTTCGGTGCGGTGGAGAAAGCAGAGGTGATCACGGACAAAGAGACCGGCAAAAAACGAGGCTTCGGCTTCGTGTATTTCGAGGATAACGATTCTGCCGACAAAGCCGTGGTCCTTAAGTTCCACATTATTAATGGACATAAAGTGGAGGTGAAGAAAGCCCTGACCAAGCAGGAGATGCAGGCTGCTGGTAGTCGCGGTGGTCGTGGAGGCCGAGGCGGCGGACGGGGGATGGGCAGACCGCAGAACGGCTATGGCGGACGAGGCGGTGGATACGGCAGTTACGGAGGCGGCTATGGGGGAAGTGATGGTGGCTACGGCGGAGGCTATGGAGGCGGATACGGTGGCGGGTATGGGGGAGGCTACGGCGACCAAATGGAGAGCTACGGCGGGGGTAACGGCTACAGTGACTTTGGCAGCGGCTATGGCCAGCAGTCCTCTGGCTATGGCCCAATGAAAGGTAATTACTCGGGCAGAAGCAGCGCTCCTTACTCCCGAGGTGGTGCTGGTGGTGGTTACGGCAGGGGGGGTTACGGAGGCTCATATTAAAAGCACGCGTTAGGTCTGATATTAAGAGCAGCCCCTTCCCCAGGCCACATCACAATTTTGACCACATGTTATATTCAGCAAAGTAACCAGAACGAGTCACCTTAACGTGGCTTGGCATTGACTGAAACAATGACGCTTCAATTCGTTCAGGAGTTCACACAACTAATCCAGCCTAGCAGATCATAGGTAGGGGTTACCTATCAAACGTTACCTCTCACAGCTGTTACAACACACCCTTTTGCTTAAAGGCACCCGTCGTGTCCCTAAAATACTAGGGAGATTTTTTTCACCAAGACAAATAGGACGACTACTCTGGATTTCTGCTTATTATCAGAACTGGCCTTTGCAAAACTGTTTCTCACGTTTTGTGCATTTGAATTAAGATTAGTATTTTTGCTTGTTAGCATAGGCATGTGTTTTCTCCTTTTTAGTATATGTATTGTATTTTTGATTGTCTTTTGTTTCCTTTTGTTCAACGACGTATTTAAATCTGTCGTTTAGAGCCAATCACAGTGAATCTCTGTAGAGGTCTGATCTCTCATTGGTTGGTTAAGCGCTTCACGTAGCCGCGTGATCTATAAATGACCCTCGACGGTCCAGCgtgttggatggatggataaatattTATGTTCCGTCTCGATGAAAATGAATCAAAGGGATTAGTTTCGGTGTTCattcattttctaaaaaaaactttaaatatttcgTTATAGTAACTAACGTGTATCTCCAAACTAGTGTCATTTGTTAAATAGTTCAGATTTTATTATGGACATATTGTAATTGGTGTTACAGTGAACCTTTGAAGTCAAAGCTCTTGTAAAAACACAACTCAAAATCACGCCTTCAGTTTAATCTATTAGTGAAGGATGCATTTATCTCATTGTATTACTGCTCCAACGAAATAACCTATTGAATATTGTTTATTGCAGACACAACTGAACTGTATGTATTTCTATTAATAAAAGTTATTATTCCGTAGCCATTATGGTTTATGACTAGTTGAGCTTTATTGAGTGGTTTTGACGTGTATGAAGCCCGCTTAGTGATTCTGTTTTGCCCTTTAGGTAAGACTAAAATCGGAGGCAAGGATAGCGTATGCTGATCCTTTGCTTCTATCAGGCATTGGCCTTAGGGCTCCTTATTATCTATATTGATTTGCATCAGTCGTGTGGGGATGTTAACGTTTTCCCAACCATGCAAGATATGTTGTCtttattcttaaaatatgtttagaGCTTTGTTCCAATAGTCTTACCAAATAAGACGGATCTATACCTTAGCTGTGTCCACTACTACGTCATTGGATTCTCCAGGGCTACTCCAGAGATGTAGAAACCCAGCTGAAAATCCATAGGATAATCGCACCAGGTTTCCAGGTTTGTAGAAATACTTTATACACAAGACATTACATCAGGTGTGTCTTTAACATACTGTGGATCCACCTGGAACAGACTCCTTAAATCAGGTATTCGATAGTGTAATGCGTGCATGCAACTTGCATTACCTAAATACAAACTTATTAGTGTTACCTTGCGGTGATCATGTAAAATAGTGGAGAAGTGGAACATGCTCTGTAGTCCAATGTGTGTGAAGCTGTGGTGACTGTGGTCTATGTAGTTATGTCTTAATCCAATATTTTAGACAATTTTCAGTTTAAGGTCAAACCGAAGAATGGGGCTTATAGTTCCTGTTTACTTGATGCATTAGTTCCagatattaatgacatcaaatgCAAAGGAGATCAGCATATATTGAGCTCAAGGTTTGTGATTTCAGTTATTTACTATACATCTAATCAATCCCCCTCCCCTCCTCATCTCGGTGTCTTGCTCGTGTTTTGTCCTATTACATTTCTGGTTCGCTGAGAGGACAATGGATATTGTTCATAATTCAGTGAGTCTAGTGAGATGcaactgtttaatttcataGTTTGTATGCAAATCTGTTTTAACTTCATTTGGTCTGGCCCTTTGACAAGTGTATTGTACTACTTGTTCAACAAAAAGGACACAGCTCCAACAAAGATCTTtcttcttaaagggatagttgggtgaaaaatgaaaataacccCATGGTTTGCTCGGCCTCAGGCCAatcgagatgcatatgtccatcatcttttagATGAACACAATTTGAGTTTTGTGAATGTCCTGGCTCTTCCAAGCTTCATAACGTTAGTAAACGGTCAACTTTGGTAAAGAATGCAGGTGCACCCTATTTTCAGCCggtataaagcttggaagagctagtaaattttctaaaataaatcaaaaactGTGTTTGTCTGAAGGATGATGGACGTGTATCTCTGATGGctttagggtgagtaaattgtgGGGTAATATGTTCATTTTTGACCAAACTATCAGATTTACACGTTTGTGATttgtctttaaagggatagaGTAGTGTCACAGAAAGGCTGTATGGTTGGATGTGATAAGGAACGCCATGACTTTTTTACATGACACTAAATGTATTTGCATCTGTCTTCTTTTCTCACAGAAGGAGAAAATAAAATCTCACTTCCATGTGTAGCTGGTTGATAACCTCCGCTTCAGCTGAGAATCCAGTAGCCCTAAAGGACAATACGAGGACTCTGTCTGGTAAGCAGTTATTTTAGGTAGACTTTCCATAGAGGTAACACCATCAAATGTTTACACGTTTTAAATATTACTTTTTGTTATCTTGCAGAGTTAACGCATGGAACGCACATACACTGTGTGCCTGGGGACTGCCTATAGGCAAAATGCCTTTGGTAAGAATTTTGTAGTTCAAACCAATACAATAAATCTATTGTATTGGTTCTGTTTGCAAGTGGGCAACCAATCTGAATCCTTTTAATAAGATGATATATTGGaaattatttgtatgtttatatcccgattatacttttaaaaacttaaaggaatattccattttcttggaGGAAagatccagataatttactcaccaccatgtcatccaaaatgttgatgtctgtctttgttcagtcgagaagaaattgtgttttttggggaaaacattgcagggtttttctcattttgatggactttaatagacaccaacaattgacacttaactcaacacgtaacagtttttttcaacggagtttcaaagagCTGTTGACGGTCCCGGGCGAGGCATACagtaagggtcttatctagcaaaccGATTGTCGTTTTTGACAAGAAGACTAAcaaatgtgcacttttaaagcacaacttctcatctagatccggtccagcgcgacctgacgtaaatgcgtagtgacgtagggaggtcacgtgtaacatatataaaatgcacatttgcagaccattgtaaacaataaactgacacaaagacattaattagtatcagttgacatacaacaacgtaggaacggtcctctttcaacacacttgtaaacactggggcggagtttcgcgttcgtcttctgtgacctcttgacgtcatgatgtattgcgtcgagtcacgctggcgcatcacgactggatctcgacgagaagttgtgctttaaaagtggatatttgttatttttcttgtcaaaaatgacaatcgttttgcttgacaagacccttatgcctcgtttgggattgtttgtggtcctttgaggctccgttgaaaaaaactgttacttgTTGGGTGttgattgttggtgtctattaaagtccattaaaatgagaaaaatcctgcaatgttttcctcaaaaaacataatttcttctcgactgaacaaagaaagacatcaaggttttggatgacatggtggtggtgagtaaattgtctggatttttcttttaagaaaatggaatattcctttaaacatgttGCTTTAGAATTTACAGAGATGTCTTaaattcaccccaaaatgaattTTTGTCGTCTTGTCACTCGAAACCACCTTTAAGGTAGCTGatcactatatttttaaatatgttttgaacTAAGATGCATTTTCTCCTTATATAGCCATGTCCTGTGAAGATGATGCCTTGATGACGTCAGGTTGAAGATCAGTTGGCTGGAGTTTATACGTGTATAATGTTGGAGTTGAATGAAATTTTACTTCTTcacataaatgtgttttatgtgaTTGTGAattcaataaagagaaaaaaaagaaaaacatttggtGTCTGTTAATGTATGAATGCATCGAGAAGTGGGGTCTGTCTTGGTTGAAAATGAATAGgtcaatgaaaaaaatgatttatgtaACTGAAGTTAATTAACGTAAATGATTAACCCATCATGTAGCTGATGAGGGAACAGCAACATCTGTTAATGCAGCGCTTTGGTTAAACCAATAAGTGACCTTGCTGATTCCGGAGCAGTTGTAGCACTGTTGCTAGGCAACGGGCTGATGATGGAGTGCCGTTACGACGGCTGTAAGCTAGTGAATCCAGCAATGACTGCACGCTGCTAACCAGAGAGACTTAGTCTTGCAACATAATTTAAAGACGGCACTGTCCAGAAAACAGCCGATGAAAACATTCAACAGTCGACTGGAGGCTTTCAAACACCGCAAACGCCAATGAACATAATTTGTCCTACGAAAACCGCATGAAAATGATGTAGCAAGCTAACTTTAGCCAACTGCCTCGCGCGCTACTCAAACATGGACTGTGACGGGTAagttaagtgtttattttaacgCAAAGGGATGGATTTAACTAGTAACGAGTGCTTGTTGATAAAGAGAAAATTACGAGTAAGTTAAACAACATACAGCTGATGTTTAAACGTAAAATTAGCAAGAGAGCGCGCAGTGTTGTTTATAGCCGCTAAGTTGCTAGCTGTAGAACGTTTAGTCCATTTGGTCATTttcaacaaatattttaaaggtcCTACTTTGTATTTAAGTGTTATGtgtaatattatataatatattgatTAACGCCACACTAAATCAACGCTGTAATAAGGTTAGCATGTCTTTAGTTGAGAAGACTTTAAAGCATTATCCTGTTTAGCGCAGTAACTTGACTCCCGATAGACGGATGTACGTTAACTTATATAAACTGCGCACGTTTACATGCATGCATttcatccaaagcgacttatagtgcagcaagctatacatttatttcagtatACGTGTTCCCTGATGACTTGAACCGAATACCTTTgcgttgctaacacaatgctcttgTCTAGTTAGTTGCGCAACGTTTGTATGTAATAATGCAATGATGCTGGTAACGATCAATTGAATGTTGTGGATTTAGGTGTGAAGTGTCTTGTCCCCTGCCTAGTTTGGATTCGGATGCTAAAGAGCCAGGGCTTCACTCCTTCAGTCACATACACATGAGAAAGGCCTTTCGGCTTATGAATGATTTGAGAAGGTTGGTGCATAGTGTTTatacattaataaatgtattgctgaatATTACAGTAGTTTGCATGCTTATAACAATGTCCATATAATAATGTATTCATTTTCTGTGTGATTACAGCCGGAGGATGCTTTGTGATGTTCTGCTGGTGGCAGGTGAAGTTGAAATACCGGCGCACAGAGTCGTTTTAGCATCCTGCAGTCCTTACTTCTGCGCTATGTTCACAGGTACTTGTTTAACAGGGCACTTCATAGATGCACAGCAATACTAAACCCTGAACATCAGACAAATCTACAGCATGTTTGCTGTTCTTGAGTGTTGTTTGCAATAGTTTACCCATTCGATGTTATCAGATAGCTCAAGCTTGTTTGCTGTTAAATCTGTGTTGTACTTGTGTCACAGGTGACATGAGTGAAAGCAAGGCTCATCATGTCGAGATCAGGGATGTTGATGGACAGACGTTCCTGAAGCTTGTGGATTATATATACACTGCGGAAATCGAAGTGTCTGAAGATAACGTTCAGGTAAGTTAAGACGAATACACGCCGTACCGTTAGTCTCTGTGTAATCTATTCATACACTCTTTACTCTGGTGTTGCTGTTTTTGTGAGGCAGCATATTTCCTCTCATTATTAACAGAGGAAATGAGCAAAGAGCACAGGAAGTCTTCTGCGATGTGCAGGATTGGTGCCCTTTGCCCTCTTGTTGGTCTTCTTTTGTCCCTATGCAAtcttttgtattttgttttcatgTGATGAATACAGCAGTAGGGAACAGATGATCTGAAAGGCTTGTGTTGAAGCCATGCTAAGTGGCCTAGTTTCATCTGGACAGGATGGGCAGATGCTTCAGAGGGGCAGAAGCTGTTTATGGCTTAGTAGGTCCTTGGGGATTTCAACAATGGCATGCAGTGGGCATGTGTTCTGTGTTCCCATATGTCATTTCTTATTCTAAGGAAACGTTCCTATAGGTACTATATACTGTAAATGCTTTAGTTGTCTTATAGCAATTCGTAGTTTTTTTTAACGAGTCATATTGTATCCTTTTCTTGTTTTATTATGTAGATAatacatgtattttttaattaagtatCTTTACCTTTATGTGCTTCTACCCTTCGCCAttttaagctaaatttaaacagataacataacagcattttaattagggctgcataacaaataatcgcaactaatcgtttgcagattaaatgtttttgtttacattatatatgtgtgtgtgtgtgtgtgtgtgtgtgtgtgtgtgtgtgtgtgtgtgtattgtgtataataattatgtgtgtatattagggctgggtattggcaagggcctcacaaTACAATACATATCACGATACATGGCCATGATACAATGTATCTCGATACGATACAATACGACGCACAGTgcaatacattgcaatactgtttcttttttttatcaaaaatttaaaaaattgctgattttttttacttgttttttaaagccaaagtgcttccacatgtcggctttgaaagctgcaggcgTTTTTACATtctctgccattttctcactcctaCTTACTTCTGAGGCCTTGGCCAAATGGtcgtatatgacagacaactggacagcgacaactacagcagcggcggaggaggttgtttgacgcacacagagggatttgatgttttttttttttttaaatatcaacagtagagattgaaatatcgCCACACTATTGTGGAAAAATTGATCACGATGGTTAGCTGTATCAATATTTTTCGCACAGCACTAGTgtctatatataaatatataatacttaatatatacatCTATatattaatcgttatgcagccctattttaatataaaattatttggtTGTGTTCAATTTAAGTCATATACATTTGGGATGGCATGAGTGTGGGTAAATTATGggaatttttcatttttgtacgcaaaaatgaaaattactcactctcatgttacaaacctgtataaatgtctttgttctgctgaacacaaaggaagacgttttgaaaaaatattgtaatcagacagatctggggcaccattgactttcttaatattattttattctaCTATAggagtcaatggtgccccagattggcttggttacagacattcttcaaaatatccttatctgtgttcagcaaaacaaatacatttatacaagtttgaaacaacttgagggtgagtaaatgatgacagaattttacattttgggtgaactatccctttaaaggaatagtctactcattttcaatattaaaattgggagtacttcgactcagcgcagtaacaccctccctctcccattatgagagggagaaggggagcggacttttcaggcgagtcgaagtactcccaaaagtgctattacgccataaaatatagttcctcttttaaatccgcttagaaaagcactacgttttattttgtaccaccaaacttgctcgtataactactcgtcttaaataggaaaaacgttgatgtgtttggtcacttctaactttatctctaaatggtacaattgaatgaatggggctaagctaaatgctatcgaagcgtcgcagcgcgatccagcgcttacgtgcacgcacacagatgatagagggatggatcaacaattcttagttaaggtaatagcatattttaatattgaatatgggtggactattcctttaatacatgAATTTTACAACTTTGtaaagtatttttatattgtttcaTGTAATGACTCGTGCGTATATGGGCAGCAACCCGATATAAAATCACATGCTCGAGCGTTATTAATATTTGCACATGATACATCATTGACTCATTTGCTTGCATCATCATTGTTGCTTATCATTGTACAAGATAGGATTTGTGCAGTAGCCTACTGTTGTTTTAAGTTTTTTCTCCAACTGAAAAACACAGCTTTGTGATGTATCAATAATGTATATGAGTCACACGTCTTAATGTGAAATTATCTAAATTCTGTTTCTGGTTTGCAGGATTGGCTTATTTATGAATGGAAGTAAATAGACATAAGTTATATTACTAGCTAGCTACATAACAGTACTAGTTAGCCATCATAAATCAAGTCCTCTGTCTATCAATGTAAAGTGTGCATACTACCAGTATGTATTTTCTTTGCATCCAGGTTCTGCTCCCCGCTGCCAGTCTGCTGCAATTGATGGATGTTCGGCAGGTTTGCTGTGACTTCCTGCAGGCTCAACTCCATCCCACCAACTGCCTGGGCATCCGAGCATTCGCCGATCTTCACGCCTGCACAGGACTGCTCAGCATGGCTCATGCATACGCTGGTGAGCTCTATAAACTTAGCATACATTTCACTAAGAATTAACAGATCGAGTATTAGGTTTTGGATTTGTAACAAATGTTAcgctgtgtttttctctctgtGTATATTTTGAGCAGAGCAGCACTTTACAGACGTCATGCTCGGTGAGGAGTTCATGGCTCTTTCCTTGCAGCAGGTGTGCTGTCTCATCTCCAGTGACAAACTGACTGTGTCTTCTGAGGAGAAGGTAACAGCTGTCCATTTTGGAACTGAAGATGATGTTTCTAAGTTTAACCATCTgcatgttgtgcttttcaatgTCTGTATCTGTTAAGTCACTGAGTGGGTTTGCTTTGCTCAGCTTTGGATGATTTGTAGACAGCAGAATGATGGCTGTGTTTTTCGATCTGTGTGCTGGAGACATACCATCTGGCAGTCACAAAGTCACACTTCATTAGCTGCTCTCTCTGCTTACGAGTGACTTGTGTTTCAAGTCTGCGCTCGCATGCACACTGGATGGCAGCTGTCATGTGGGCAGTTGCACAGGCGGTGATGTCAGCGAGGAAGATCAGGCAGCCGCCCAGCACTGATCTGCTGCTTTTACACCCCCAGGTTTTTGAGGCTATGATTGCGTGGATAAAGCACGATAAAGAGGCCCGTTTGGAGCACATGCCAAAACTAATGGAACGTGTTCGACTGCCACTGCTATCCAGAGATTACCTTGTTCAGGTATGGCCATTTGAGAGAACCAGTAATGAAATACCTGTTTAAATAATTATGGTTTAGAATTTCAATTTATGTTTGGACAGATCGTGGAAGAGGAACCcttaattaaaaacaacaacacatgtAAGGACTTTC from Misgurnus anguillicaudatus chromosome 16, ASM2758022v2, whole genome shotgun sequence carries:
- the dpf2l gene encoding D4, zinc and double PHD fingers family 2, like isoform X2, with protein sequence MLGEQYYKDALEQCHSYNARLCAERSILMPFLDSQTGVAQSNCYIWMEKRHRSAGTAPGQLYTYPARRWRKKRRAHPPEDPALVFPPLKTAELELGIKKDVLGPLDGSSLEALLKGEPLDKRVPTELRTQPEEETNLPEVTGPSAPSTHTGSTRVRKRILEPEDYLDDLDDEDFEEETPKRRGKGKSKGRGIGNGKKKLEAAAAAQEDRDKPYACDICGKRYKNRPGLSYHYTHSHLADEEGEDREEPEIHPPPPQEETKTPKKGPNGLALPNDYCDFCLGDSNMNQKTGQSEELVSCSDCGRSGHPSCLQFTTVMMAAVKTYRWQCIECKCCNVCGTSENDDQLLFCDDCDRGYHMYCLSPPMSDPPEGSWSCHLCLALLKDKASIYQSQNNSME
- the hnrnpa0a gene encoding heterogeneous nuclear ribonucleoprotein A0a; protein product: MTSSGRTAAIYISPPFYTNLTSRRLDYEHDGKMENQLCKLFVGGLNVQTTDDGLRTHFEQFGNLTDCVVVQNQQLKRSRCFGFVTYSSPEEADAAMSARPHVLDGNNVEIKRAVAREDAGRPEALAKVKKIFIGGLKDDIEEDHLRDCFSQFGAVEKAEVITDKETGKKRGFGFVYFEDNDSADKAVVLKFHIINGHKVEVKKALTKQEMQAAGSRGGRGGRGGGRGMGRPQNGYGGRGGGYGSYGGGYGGSDGGYGGGYGGGYGGGYGGGYGDQMESYGGGNGYSDFGSGYGQQSSGYGPMKEGENKISLPCVAG
- the dpf2l gene encoding D4, zinc and double PHD fingers family 2, like isoform X1; translated protein: MRSKDRWLQVQFKRCLTRTRSKDNNSTLHKTMATAVENIVKVLGEQYYKDALEQCHSYNARLCAERSILMPFLDSQTGVAQSNCYIWMEKRHRSAGTAPGQLYTYPARRWRKKRRAHPPEDPALVFPPLKTAELELGIKKDVLGPLDGSSLEALLKGEPLDKRVPTELRTQPEEETNLPEVTGPSAPSTHTGSTRVRKRILEPEDYLDDLDDEDFEEETPKRRGKGKSKGRGIGNGKKKLEAAAAAQEDRDKPYACDICGKRYKNRPGLSYHYTHSHLADEEGEDREEPEIHPPPPQEETKTPKKGPNGLALPNDYCDFCLGDSNMNQKTGQSEELVSCSDCGRSGHPSCLQFTTVMMAAVKTYRWQCIECKCCNVCGTSENDDQLLFCDDCDRGYHMYCLSPPMSDPPEGSWSCHLCLALLKDKASIYQSQNNSME